The stretch of DNA CTCCCATCAAGCGGGATCGCCGCTTCGGGAGACTTCTCGGCGAACGTTGTCAAAAAAGCACCCTTGCCATAGATCCCGCCCTTGGCATTCTGTGCCACATTTCCGCCGCTGCCGCTCAGCTTGAGCGTAAACCCTTCTTTGATACTGCCCAAAAAATCACCGATCATCGAAGGTATTTTACCGATCCAGGACTTTACTGCCTCATAGGCACCCTTTCCCCACTCAGCAGCCATATCTGCCAACCGCATACCGGCTGCGCCTGCATTTCTTACCATAGACACGACCGCACCGGTAACAGCCGCCGCAGCAGCTTTCATACTCTCCCATATCGCAACCAGCTTATCGCTGTTCTGCCATATCAGATATGCAACGGCCGCCACCGCCGCCCCTGCCGCGATCCACGGCAAAAGAGGAGCATTGGCAGCCCACGCCGCGACCGCCATCGCATACAGCGACTTCGTTGCCGTTACGATACCTGCGACCAGCATCGTACCGATCGCACCGCCGACCGCCGCCAGGATAGGACTTACCACAGCCCAATTCTCGGCAACGAAACCGCCCAGCCCCGCCATCATATCGAACACTGTCACGATCGCCGAGCCGAGTACCGCGACCGCTTTCCCCGCCGTCACGGCAAAGGTCTGAAAACCCTTGCTGTTGCTCAGCTCACCCAACCGCTTATATACAGGCGTCAATGCCTGATCGGCAGTATTCTTGAACAGATTCCAGACACTGCCGAACGTAACACCCATCGCATTAAACCTCGAATCCGTCTCTTCTGCCGCCGAAAAGAGGGCTTCCTTAACGATATCGGCAGTGATCAGACCTTCCTCTGCGATCGCTTTGATACCGCGTGTATCTCCCATCTTGCGGAAATGTGCTTCGATCGTCTTGGCGACCGTCGGCATTCCGTCAAGCACACTGTTGAGTTCTTCTCCGCGAAGGACACCGTTCGACATAGCCTGCGTCATCTGCATCATAGCACCCTCGGCAGCTGCCGTACTCGTTCCCGCGATAGCGATATGCTTGTTGATTTGCTCGGCAAATCGCAATATCTCCTCATTACTGCTGAATGCCTGTCCTGCCTGAATGCCCAGCTTACCGACCATATCAGCAGTCGCCTTATAATCAGAACGTGTGCTGTTCGCACTCGCCCTCACCATCTCCTGCAGCTGTTCTGTCGTCTGCAGACCGTCATTGATCAGATCGAGCCGAGACTTGATATTCGTATAATCATCCGCCGCACGCGCCAGAGACATCGCACCTTCCAGTGTCGTATACGCCGCGACCAGACCGCCTACCTTAGACGCAAGACCGCCTGCAAGACCGCCGCTTTCCCGCATCTCACCGTTCAGCTTGTCCTGTGCGGCGGCAGCTTCTCTCAAGTTCTTCTCCACTGCATCGATCGCTTGATTCGCCCGAAACATCTCCTGACGCGCCGCCACGAAGGAAGCCGTATCGATACCTTTCCCCGAT from Selenomonadales bacterium encodes:
- a CDS encoding tape measure protein, coding for MDGMSPSLKAINNAMNVVMSSFEELQRTSGKGIDTASFVAARQEMFRANQAIDAVEKNLREAAAAQDKLNGEMRESGGLAGGLASKVGGLVAAYTTLEGAMSLARAADDYTNIKSRLDLINDGLQTTEQLQEMVRASANSTRSDYKATADMVGKLGIQAGQAFSSNEEILRFAEQINKHIAIAGTSTAAAEGAMMQMTQAMSNGVLRGEELNSVLDGMPTVAKTIEAHFRKMGDTRGIKAIAEEGLITADIVKEALFSAAEETDSRFNAMGVTFGSVWNLFKNTADQALTPVYKRLGELSNSKGFQTFAVTAGKAVAVLGSAIVTVFDMMAGLGGFVAENWAVVSPILAAVGGAIGTMLVAGIVTATKSLYAMAVAAWAANAPLLPWIAAGAAVAAVAYLIWQNSDKLVAIWESMKAAAAAVTGAVVSMVRNAGAAGMRLADMAAEWGKGAYEAVKSWIGKIPSMIGDFLGSIKEGFTLKLSGSGGNVAQNAKGGIYGKGAFLTTFAEKSPEAAIPLDGSSRAIGLWQQAGQMLGVKPSSGTNAVGKVEIHLTVNNTNHISRDTDADAVIQKITDKLYEALETGMEGAVS